Proteins co-encoded in one Nothobranchius furzeri strain GRZ-AD chromosome 4, NfurGRZ-RIMD1, whole genome shotgun sequence genomic window:
- the btbd10a gene encoding BTB/POZ domain-containing protein 10a isoform X2, translating to MSLYGAGVGGGAVGGTRERGGAEHHREQRRRSSDRSRESSHERGESQLTPCIRNVTSPTRQHDRERGDGGSSSRSSSPRPPRVCHPYTQVGGALTGGHIPRSLGPPGKDHHPKPVGQGPGDMIYVCDFSSKEHRSGLRLGERVTLIVDNTRFVVDPAVFTAQPNTMLGRMFGSGRENNFTRPNEKGEFEVADGISSTVFRAILDYYKSGIIRCPDGVSIPELREACDYLCISFSYSTIKCRDLSALMHELSNDGARRQFECYLEEMLLPLMVASAQSGERECHVVVLTDDDVVDWDEEYPPQMGEEYSQIIYSTKLYRFFKYIENRDVAKSVLKDRGLKKIRLGIEGYPTYKEKVKRRPGGRPEVIYNYVQRPFIRMSWEKEEGKSRHVDFQCVKSKSTTNLAAAAADIPQDQLVVLHPPGPQVDELDTLPHLPGANDPHQPLVGQGPETNPGSNQQAQENPSQAGHSQSHSNQQHSSSQNTYRYDLDPDTPSPSA from the exons ATGAGTCTGTATGGGGCCGGTGTCGGCGGTGGTGCCGTCGGTGGGACCAGAGAGAGGGGAGGGGCGGAGCATCACCGGGAGCAACGGCGACGCTCCAGCGATCGTTCACGCGAGTCCTCCCACGAGAGAGGAGAGAGCCAGCTGACGCCCTGCATCAGGAATGTCACGTCTCCGACTCGACAGCACG ATCGTGAACGTGGTGATGGAGGATCATCCTCCCGATCCTCGAGTCCACGCCCGCCCAGGGTGTGTCATCCTTACACACAGGTGGGAGGAGCTCTGACTGGGGGACATATACCACGGTCCCTTGGTCCTCCTGGAAAGGACCACCACCCCAAGCCGGTGGGCCAGGGACCCGGAGACATGATCTACGTTTGCGACTTCAGCAGCAAAGAGCATCGCTCCGGGCTCCGGCTGGGAGAAAGGGTTACGCTCATTGTGGACAACACCAGGTTTGTGGTGGACCCTGCTGTCTTCACAGCTCAACCCAACACCATGCTGGGCAG GATGTTTGGTTCCGGGCGGGAAAACAACTTCACCCGACCCAATGAGAAGGGCGAGTTTGAGGTTGCAGATGGAATCAGCTCCACCGTCTTCAGAGCCATCCTG GATTACTACAAGTCAGGAATAATCCGCTGCCCTGACGGCGTTTCCATTCCCGAGTTGAGGGAGGCATGTGACTACCTCTGCATCTCCTTCAGCTACAGCACCATCAAGTGCCGAGATCTCA GCGCCCTGATGCACGAGCTGTCCAACGACGGAGCCCGGCGTCAGTTCGAGTGTTACTTAGAGGAGATGTTGCTGCCGCTGATGGTGGCCAGCGCTCAGAGCGGCGAGAGGGAGTGTCACGTGGTGGTGCTGACCGACGACGATGTGGTGGACTGGGATGAAGAGTACCCGCCGCAGATGGGAGAGGAGTACTCTCAGA TCATCTACAGCACTAAACTCTACCGCTTCTTCAAGTACATCGAGAACAGAGACGTGGCGAAATCTGTGCTGAAGGACCGCGGGCTGAAGAAGATCCGACTGGGAATAGAAG GATACCCCACCTATAAGGAGAAGGTGAAGCGCCGTCCTGGAGGTCGTCCAGAGGTCATCTACAACTACGTCCAGCGTCCCTTCATCCGCATGTCCTGGGAGAAGGAGGAAGGGAAGAGTCGCCACGTGGACTTCCAGTGCGTCAAGTCCAAGTCCACCACCAACCTGGCCGCAGCCGCCGCCGACATTCCTCAGGACCAGCTGGTGGTCCTGCACCCTCCGGGGCCTCAGGTGGACGAGCTGGACACTCTGCCCCACCTCCCGGGCGCCAACGACCCTCACCAGCCGCTCGTCGGGCAGGGACCGGAGACAAACCCGGGTTCAAACCAGCAGGCTCAGGAGAACCCGAGCCAAGCCGGACACAGCCAGTCCCACAGCAACCAGCAGCACAGCAGCAGTCAGAACACTTACCGCTACGACCTGGACCCCGACACGCCATCCCCCTCTGCATGA
- the btbd10a gene encoding BTB/POZ domain-containing protein 10a isoform X1: protein MTSRSACPRLCSAVGFALGDLLKPARVRVARVERCGGSWRVMSEDAETAGKPALFGGAQSFCAAVVPQLVPCCFVFSWSSDTDREQCGLSGLDHNHRPPHQRVRTMSLYGAGVGGGAVGGTRERGGAEHHREQRRRSSDRSRESSHERGESQLTPCIRNVTSPTRQHDRERGDGGSSSRSSSPRPPRVCHPYTQVGGALTGGHIPRSLGPPGKDHHPKPVGQGPGDMIYVCDFSSKEHRSGLRLGERVTLIVDNTRFVVDPAVFTAQPNTMLGRMFGSGRENNFTRPNEKGEFEVADGISSTVFRAILDYYKSGIIRCPDGVSIPELREACDYLCISFSYSTIKCRDLSALMHELSNDGARRQFECYLEEMLLPLMVASAQSGERECHVVVLTDDDVVDWDEEYPPQMGEEYSQIIYSTKLYRFFKYIENRDVAKSVLKDRGLKKIRLGIEGYPTYKEKVKRRPGGRPEVIYNYVQRPFIRMSWEKEEGKSRHVDFQCVKSKSTTNLAAAAADIPQDQLVVLHPPGPQVDELDTLPHLPGANDPHQPLVGQGPETNPGSNQQAQENPSQAGHSQSHSNQQHSSSQNTYRYDLDPDTPSPSA, encoded by the exons ATGACAAGCCGGAGCGCGTGCCCTCGTCTTTGTTCAGCGGTGGGCTTTGCTTTGGGGGATTTGTTGAAACCGGCCAGAGTCCGGGTCGCGAGGGTCGAACGATGCGGAGGAAGTTGGAGAGTAATGAGCGAGGATGCTGAAACTGCTGGCAAGCCCGCTTTGTTCGGAGGAGCGCAAAGCTTTTGTGCCGCTGTCGTCCCGCAGCTCGTGCCCTGCTGCTTTGTCTTCTCCTGGTCCTCCGATACCGACCG TGAGCAGTGTGGTTTGTCGGGGTTGGACCACAACCATCGGCCGCCGCATCAGCGGGTCAGAACCATGAGTCTGTATGGGGCCGGTGTCGGCGGTGGTGCCGTCGGTGGGACCAGAGAGAGGGGAGGGGCGGAGCATCACCGGGAGCAACGGCGACGCTCCAGCGATCGTTCACGCGAGTCCTCCCACGAGAGAGGAGAGAGCCAGCTGACGCCCTGCATCAGGAATGTCACGTCTCCGACTCGACAGCACG ATCGTGAACGTGGTGATGGAGGATCATCCTCCCGATCCTCGAGTCCACGCCCGCCCAGGGTGTGTCATCCTTACACACAGGTGGGAGGAGCTCTGACTGGGGGACATATACCACGGTCCCTTGGTCCTCCTGGAAAGGACCACCACCCCAAGCCGGTGGGCCAGGGACCCGGAGACATGATCTACGTTTGCGACTTCAGCAGCAAAGAGCATCGCTCCGGGCTCCGGCTGGGAGAAAGGGTTACGCTCATTGTGGACAACACCAGGTTTGTGGTGGACCCTGCTGTCTTCACAGCTCAACCCAACACCATGCTGGGCAG GATGTTTGGTTCCGGGCGGGAAAACAACTTCACCCGACCCAATGAGAAGGGCGAGTTTGAGGTTGCAGATGGAATCAGCTCCACCGTCTTCAGAGCCATCCTG GATTACTACAAGTCAGGAATAATCCGCTGCCCTGACGGCGTTTCCATTCCCGAGTTGAGGGAGGCATGTGACTACCTCTGCATCTCCTTCAGCTACAGCACCATCAAGTGCCGAGATCTCA GCGCCCTGATGCACGAGCTGTCCAACGACGGAGCCCGGCGTCAGTTCGAGTGTTACTTAGAGGAGATGTTGCTGCCGCTGATGGTGGCCAGCGCTCAGAGCGGCGAGAGGGAGTGTCACGTGGTGGTGCTGACCGACGACGATGTGGTGGACTGGGATGAAGAGTACCCGCCGCAGATGGGAGAGGAGTACTCTCAGA TCATCTACAGCACTAAACTCTACCGCTTCTTCAAGTACATCGAGAACAGAGACGTGGCGAAATCTGTGCTGAAGGACCGCGGGCTGAAGAAGATCCGACTGGGAATAGAAG GATACCCCACCTATAAGGAGAAGGTGAAGCGCCGTCCTGGAGGTCGTCCAGAGGTCATCTACAACTACGTCCAGCGTCCCTTCATCCGCATGTCCTGGGAGAAGGAGGAAGGGAAGAGTCGCCACGTGGACTTCCAGTGCGTCAAGTCCAAGTCCACCACCAACCTGGCCGCAGCCGCCGCCGACATTCCTCAGGACCAGCTGGTGGTCCTGCACCCTCCGGGGCCTCAGGTGGACGAGCTGGACACTCTGCCCCACCTCCCGGGCGCCAACGACCCTCACCAGCCGCTCGTCGGGCAGGGACCGGAGACAAACCCGGGTTCAAACCAGCAGGCTCAGGAGAACCCGAGCCAAGCCGGACACAGCCAGTCCCACAGCAACCAGCAGCACAGCAGCAGTCAGAACACTTACCGCTACGACCTGGACCCCGACACGCCATCCCCCTCTGCATGA
- the pth1a gene encoding parathyroid hormone 1a — MDFKNLCVFLVVLYLSIHCQGHPVSKRTVSEVQLMHNLRHHKQVQERREWLQMRIQDIHNAARAIGADAKIQSSRRLRPEELSELGELTSEEIQQAVDFFEKLLESKQS, encoded by the exons ATGGACTTTAAGAACCTATGTGTTTTCCTCGTTGTTTTATACCTCTCCATTCACTGTCAAGGACACCCCGTAAG TAAAAGGACGGTGAGCGAGGTGCAGCTCATGCACAACCTCAGACACCACAAACAGGTGCAGGAGCGCAGGGAGTGGCTGCAGATGAGGATCCAAGACATCCACAATGCAGCAAGGGCCATTGGTGCAGACGCCAAGATCCAGAGTAGCAGGAggctgcgtcccgaggagctgtcGGAGCTGGGTGAGCTGACATCAGAGGAGATCCAACAAGCTGTAGACTTCTTTGAGAAGCTCCTCGAATCAAAGCAGTCCTGA